One segment of Leptospira fainei serovar Hurstbridge str. BUT 6 DNA contains the following:
- a CDS encoding SiaB family protein kinase, translating to MQLSKQYNILRKTGVALLYKGPFSETTIASLNELLKEKLIGEKKRNRILTVFVEMAQNVAHYSLERDEKSGIGILVLRRKAHNWELNCGNSINPEKISYLKERLEETKHLSPEELKEKYNIQIRSDRPQDSKGAGLGFYEIARKSDLPLVFQFEKGEDGGVFFRLTARFLLIDKEEFSKGDGI from the coding sequence ATGCAACTGTCAAAACAATATAACATTCTAAGAAAGACCGGTGTTGCTTTACTTTATAAAGGTCCTTTTTCCGAAACGACGATCGCTTCCTTAAACGAGCTGCTAAAGGAAAAGCTTATCGGGGAAAAAAAACGAAATCGGATTCTCACGGTCTTCGTTGAGATGGCTCAGAACGTCGCCCATTATTCGCTGGAAAGGGATGAAAAAAGCGGAATCGGAATTTTAGTGTTGAGAAGAAAAGCTCACAATTGGGAATTGAACTGCGGGAACTCCATCAATCCCGAAAAAATATCGTATTTAAAGGAAAGACTGGAAGAAACCAAACATTTATCCCCTGAAGAATTAAAAGAAAAATATAATATTCAAATTCGCTCGGATAGACCGCAGGATAGCAAAGGTGCAGGATTAGGATTTTATGAAATAGCCAGGAAATCGGATCTTCCGCTAGTTTTTCAATTTGAAAAAGGGGAAGACGGAGGCGTCTTTTTCAGGTTAACGGCAAGATTCCTTTTGATCGATAAGGAAGAATTCTCAAAAGGCGATGGGATTTGA
- a CDS encoding PP2C family protein-serine/threonine phosphatase — protein MNIHYYAITDKGNFRSHNEDSFLANGELICGQVHEGLVNVRNANTDESPALFALADGLGGHEAGEIASRTALEKLSWMARAIQPLEELPSLGWKNLLRKINTEVNFYGQSIGKPNMGTTLVGCLLGKKKSWVFNVGDSRLYHMNKEGLSKVTVDHNIGEELGTGIGRNLLTSCIGAGSKDMQADLFDFTGKLSAGDHLLLCTDGLTEVLNIDAIEKVIKEHDDLKEICSILSEEANLGMTRDNHTVLVIRVDSL, from the coding sequence ATGAACATTCATTATTACGCAATCACGGATAAGGGAAACTTTCGATCCCATAATGAAGACTCGTTTCTTGCAAACGGGGAACTTATATGCGGTCAAGTTCATGAGGGGTTGGTGAATGTTCGAAACGCGAATACCGACGAATCTCCCGCGCTATTCGCTTTAGCTGACGGCTTAGGCGGACATGAAGCCGGCGAAATTGCGAGCAGGACCGCCCTGGAGAAATTGTCCTGGATGGCAAGAGCCATTCAGCCATTGGAAGAGTTACCTTCGTTAGGGTGGAAAAATCTACTTCGGAAAATCAATACCGAAGTTAACTTTTACGGTCAATCCATCGGAAAGCCGAATATGGGAACTACTTTAGTCGGTTGTCTTCTAGGCAAAAAGAAATCCTGGGTTTTCAACGTAGGGGACAGTCGATTGTATCATATGAATAAGGAAGGCTTAAGCAAAGTCACGGTCGATCATAATATAGGCGAGGAATTGGGAACAGGAATCGGTAGAAATCTTTTGACAAGTTGCATCGGCGCCGGATCGAAGGATATGCAGGCGGATCTTTTCGATTTTACGGGAAAGCTTTCCGCAGGAGATCATTTGTTGCTATGCACGGACGGTCTCACGGAAGTTTTAAATATCGATGCGATCGAAAAAGTAATCAAGGAGCATGACGATTTAAAGGAAATCTGCTCTATTCTCTCGGAGGAAGCTAATCTCGGAATGACCCGCGACAATCATACCGTTCTGGTGATACGAGTGGATAGTTTATAA
- a CDS encoding glucose 1-dehydrogenase, with amino-acid sequence MKNKIAIVTGGNAGIGRSLVLEFAARGAKVLFCGRREEEGKKVEDEVRRSGGEAKFFPCDVSSDVQVKDFIDKAEAVYGGLDFAVNNAGVGGLSLPLHDYPEKVWDKVVNVNLKGAWLCMKYEIPLLLKRGKGAIVNISSIAGIVGADWKVAPYSAAKHGIIGLTKSAALEYAEQNIRVNAVCPGFIRTEMLEALFRSSSDPAEAERRITRLHPANRLPEPEEVAKAAIWLCSNEASFITGAALPVDGGYTAK; translated from the coding sequence ATGAAAAATAAAATAGCAATAGTCACCGGCGGAAACGCAGGGATCGGAAGATCTCTTGTTTTGGAATTTGCCGCTCGAGGAGCCAAAGTCTTATTTTGCGGAAGGCGCGAAGAAGAAGGAAAAAAAGTGGAGGATGAAGTTCGTCGTTCTGGCGGAGAGGCAAAATTTTTTCCGTGCGATGTGTCCAGCGACGTTCAAGTAAAAGATTTCATCGATAAGGCCGAAGCCGTTTACGGAGGATTGGACTTTGCAGTAAACAATGCGGGTGTCGGCGGACTCTCTCTACCGCTTCACGATTATCCTGAAAAAGTCTGGGATAAGGTCGTAAACGTAAACTTAAAAGGGGCTTGGCTTTGCATGAAGTACGAGATTCCTTTATTATTGAAGAGAGGAAAAGGTGCGATTGTGAATATATCTTCGATAGCTGGAATCGTGGGAGCGGATTGGAAGGTCGCACCTTATTCCGCGGCAAAGCACGGCATTATCGGCTTAACCAAATCCGCCGCTCTAGAATATGCGGAACAAAACATTCGAGTCAACGCGGTTTGTCCCGGTTTCATTCGCACAGAAATGTTGGAAGCCCTTTTTCGAAGTTCTTCCGATCCTGCAGAGGCAGAACGCAGAATCACTCGGTTACATCCTGCAAATAGACTCCCCGAACCGGAAGAAGTCGCGAAGGCGGCAATCTGGCTTTGTTCCAACGAAGCTTCGTTTATTACCGGTGCGGCGCTACCTGTCGATGGCGGATATACGGCTAAATAA
- a CDS encoding four helix bundle protein, which translates to MKSDKSSNGPEVEFPKKYFFSTEIPIRKIDLSLDLHVSFASVLDLVMEAHLQFFQFLGYSVTDIHGNSIIFANAVILYQGELLFKDRVVIDVSLDNMGEKSFDLYFRLSKDRRRQKVSLVKIRVLFFNYEQRKVIPIPIAFRDKFETGKVPARLSPDVGEGGIIVKAADSYGGEIGFRKLEVWKLSHEFVLRLFNLCDIWKPQIEAKLIEHIRSVASLLPIRIAGAWGARIRSEKIRNILKAKVHLEELRYLLVLISDLGLVDPKKELTDLVEINSHLKKYLNRVRSGEARKIK; encoded by the coding sequence ATGAAATCCGACAAATCTTCGAACGGACCTGAGGTGGAATTTCCGAAAAAGTATTTTTTTTCGACGGAGATTCCGATTCGTAAAATCGATCTGAGTCTAGATTTGCATGTTTCGTTCGCAAGCGTGCTGGATCTGGTTATGGAGGCTCATCTCCAATTCTTTCAATTTCTCGGCTACTCGGTAACCGATATTCACGGGAATAGCATTATATTCGCGAATGCGGTGATTCTTTATCAAGGGGAATTGCTTTTCAAGGATCGGGTCGTCATCGACGTTTCTCTTGATAATATGGGAGAAAAGTCTTTCGATTTGTATTTTCGCCTATCCAAGGATCGCCGGAGACAGAAAGTCTCTCTAGTTAAAATTCGGGTTTTATTCTTCAATTACGAGCAAAGAAAAGTGATTCCGATTCCGATCGCTTTTCGGGACAAATTCGAAACCGGTAAAGTGCCTGCTCGATTAAGCCCCGATGTAGGGGAGGGGGGCATCATCGTAAAGGCAGCCGATTCTTACGGTGGAGAGATCGGTTTCCGTAAACTGGAGGTTTGGAAGCTTTCTCACGAATTTGTATTACGATTATTTAACCTTTGCGATATTTGGAAACCTCAAATCGAGGCAAAATTGATCGAGCATATTCGATCCGTCGCATCCTTATTGCCCATCCGAATTGCCGGCGCGTGGGGAGCGAGAATCCGCTCCGAGAAGATTCGTAATATTTTAAAGGCGAAAGTTCATCTTGAGGAACTTCGATATTTATTGGTTCTTATTTCCGATTTGGGCCTAGTCGATCCTAAGAAAGAACTAACCGATTTAGTCGAAATCAATTCGCACTTAAAGAAATACTTAAATAGAGTTCGCTCGGGGGAAGCTAGGAAGATTAAGTAA
- a CDS encoding acyl-CoA thioesterase, whose translation MSQIPVPSNFAYRIEIPVRRSDTRSATVVGGLFVSHLTYETLIPLINEAFDAFLENYSWSKASIAGANIIIPKLEADYKSEAKAGDTLKFEIAVSNLGRKSCDLVFQVTKKPNWEEVATVKISLVFYDYVSRKTLEIPEGFRSRFAE comes from the coding sequence ATGTCCCAAATTCCCGTTCCGTCAAACTTCGCCTACCGGATCGAAATTCCGGTTCGGAGATCCGATACACGGAGTGCAACCGTCGTGGGAGGATTATTCGTTTCCCATCTAACTTACGAGACATTAATTCCTTTAATTAACGAAGCTTTTGACGCGTTTCTCGAGAATTATTCTTGGTCAAAGGCGAGCATTGCTGGGGCGAATATCATTATCCCGAAGTTGGAAGCCGACTATAAATCCGAGGCGAAGGCAGGTGATACTCTAAAATTCGAGATCGCGGTTTCCAATCTTGGTAGGAAGTCCTGCGATCTCGTTTTCCAAGTTACTAAGAAGCCGAATTGGGAAGAGGTTGCGACGGTTAAAATCTCCTTGGTATTTTACGACTATGTTTCGCGTAAGACGTTAGAAATTCCGGAAGGTTTTCGAAGCAGGTTCGCCGAATGA
- a CDS encoding CoA-transferase: MLRESYHPEPTRILPDPDSLVREFIKPGMYLHLATTMSRPNALIYSLARNFKGKNPEFTISVAGIHSSAHALALSGIVKKIITGFAGDNYPKPSPNSLYKDLLEGKPFELELWSLLTIVQRLMAGAMHLPGFITNSLIGSDMILDKLGTSAFLYNKPTQGNPFGEAAKHHLTSESRGTREKDLVFITPLTPDITLVHGVVADEDGNIVLCPPAGEGAWGALAATKGVVATVEKIVPRGMIPPELVSIPGGKVLGLAMAKYGAHPQSLRVHGLPDVPAFEGIETYLDDYEFQVEANESAAVPSKADRWFKQFVDLPGGHDDYLEEIGDVKLRRLKMIPPEHHLTQPEDPKTVNDSEQMIILAARAIVERIKQNGYKTILAGIGAAHMAAWTASKLLEKEGVRIRIITELGFYGMRPFRGDVFLFSQLHAKQCSMLSDTTNILGTVVPDNCLGVIGAAEIDWFGNINSVMDGKGKFLVGSGGANDIVSSADTIVVAKANRYRFVRKVKHITSPGERVVEAVCQFGRFKRPAFSNHPFELSSWIPPASDDEMEALEAVLRYTLWLPPDEDLNISEEPSINSEELTILRELDPERIYTEQFMVYTRLP; the protein is encoded by the coding sequence ATGCTTAGAGAGTCGTACCATCCAGAACCAACAAGAATTCTTCCGGACCCGGATAGCCTCGTCCGCGAGTTCATTAAGCCTGGAATGTATCTCCATTTAGCTACGACAATGTCGCGTCCAAACGCGTTAATATATTCTTTAGCCCGTAACTTCAAAGGCAAAAATCCCGAGTTCACTATCAGTGTGGCCGGAATTCACTCTAGCGCTCATGCTCTTGCACTCTCCGGGATCGTGAAAAAAATCATCACGGGATTTGCGGGCGATAATTATCCAAAACCTAGCCCGAATTCTTTATATAAGGATTTGCTGGAAGGTAAACCGTTTGAATTAGAGCTCTGGTCCCTTCTGACGATCGTGCAAAGACTTATGGCTGGCGCAATGCATCTTCCCGGTTTCATTACGAATTCCTTAATCGGTTCGGATATGATCCTAGATAAATTGGGAACGAGCGCATTTCTTTACAACAAACCTACTCAGGGAAATCCATTCGGAGAAGCCGCAAAACACCACCTAACAAGCGAAAGTCGGGGGACCCGTGAGAAAGACCTGGTTTTCATCACGCCCTTAACACCCGATATAACCCTCGTACACGGCGTGGTCGCCGACGAGGACGGAAACATTGTCCTTTGTCCTCCTGCCGGCGAAGGGGCCTGGGGTGCATTAGCCGCGACAAAAGGTGTAGTTGCAACCGTGGAGAAAATTGTGCCGAGAGGCATGATTCCTCCGGAATTAGTGAGCATTCCCGGTGGAAAGGTTCTCGGATTGGCGATGGCAAAATATGGAGCGCATCCGCAATCCTTACGCGTTCATGGACTCCCGGATGTCCCCGCATTTGAAGGAATCGAAACCTACTTGGACGATTACGAATTTCAAGTGGAAGCAAACGAGTCTGCTGCGGTTCCAAGTAAAGCGGATCGCTGGTTCAAGCAGTTCGTCGATTTGCCGGGCGGACACGACGATTATCTGGAGGAGATCGGGGATGTCAAATTACGAAGACTGAAAATGATTCCTCCTGAGCACCACTTAACGCAACCGGAAGATCCTAAAACCGTAAATGATTCCGAACAGATGATCATTCTTGCGGCGAGAGCCATCGTCGAGAGAATAAAACAAAACGGATATAAGACGATTCTAGCGGGAATCGGCGCCGCTCATATGGCTGCATGGACTGCTTCAAAATTATTAGAGAAGGAAGGAGTTCGTATTCGAATTATTACGGAACTCGGATTTTATGGCATGCGTCCCTTTCGAGGCGACGTTTTTCTTTTTAGTCAGTTACACGCGAAACAATGTTCGATGTTATCCGACACGACCAATATTCTCGGAACGGTCGTACCGGATAATTGCTTAGGAGTGATCGGGGCAGCCGAAATAGATTGGTTTGGAAATATCAATTCCGTAATGGACGGCAAAGGTAAATTCTTGGTCGGTTCCGGCGGCGCGAACGATATCGTTTCTTCCGCCGACACTATCGTGGTCGCTAAAGCCAACCGGTACCGATTCGTTAGAAAAGTTAAACATATCACTTCTCCAGGGGAAAGAGTCGTGGAAGCAGTATGCCAGTTCGGCCGTTTCAAACGACCGGCTTTTTCCAACCATCCATTCGAACTTTCGTCCTGGATTCCGCCCGCCTCCGATGACGAAATGGAGGCTTTGGAAGCGGTGCTTAGGTATACGCTTTGGCTTCCTCCGGATGAAGATCTTAATATTTCTGAAGAACCTTCCATCAATTCGGAAGAACTTACGATACTTCGCGAATTAGATCCTGAAAGAATCTATACGGAGCAGTTTATGGTTTACACGCGTTTGCCTTAA